A part of Nitrosopumilus sp. genomic DNA contains:
- a CDS encoding FAD-binding oxidoreductase, with amino-acid sequence MIKSTIKKLESEITGDVLYDKEFREFYSVDASSYKIVPKIIVIPKNERDIINTIKIAKNERISITVRGAGTGLVGSALNSGIILDMKNFSSIRLKKEHVEVGTGVIKGILDKKLQEAKKFFPPNPSIGSFCSIGGMLGNNSSGSRSLKYGSVIDNVKEITFIDGNGKKITLPKNNQVSSKILKTIKNIDRDKFPKVSKNSSGYRTDKIKTKEDTHKIIIGSEGTLGIILSAKLQIKKLPKKIILFVIEYESIKEAAENCIEINKTDPSAIEFVDKNTFDHINYEFDKKSKCLLLVEYDEKIKLIENKFKLISTGKIVKKLQTKKEIAKWWKYRDSSLHYSLKSISKEKRIPHIIEDAAVPLENIPKVFSIINKINKKYKTKSIIYGHAGNGNLHVRLISNRQNLKMIKEIAEEYFQEILRIGGTITAEHGDGLARSEFIKKQYGAKNYQIFKKIKKSFDPNNILNPGKIITDRSSIIENLEKF; translated from the coding sequence ATGATAAAATCAACTATTAAAAAATTAGAATCAGAAATCACAGGAGATGTATTGTATGACAAAGAATTCAGAGAGTTTTATTCAGTAGATGCAAGTTCGTACAAAATAGTTCCAAAAATAATAGTCATTCCAAAAAACGAGAGAGACATCATCAATACAATAAAAATTGCTAAAAACGAGAGGATCAGTATAACAGTTCGTGGGGCCGGTACAGGATTAGTTGGAAGTGCACTAAATTCAGGAATTATTTTAGACATGAAGAATTTTTCTTCAATTAGGCTCAAAAAAGAACATGTTGAAGTTGGGACCGGAGTGATTAAAGGAATACTAGATAAAAAACTACAAGAAGCAAAAAAATTCTTTCCACCTAATCCGTCAATAGGATCATTTTGTTCAATTGGAGGAATGCTTGGAAACAACTCAAGTGGAAGTAGAAGTTTGAAGTACGGAAGTGTAATCGACAATGTAAAAGAAATAACATTCATAGACGGTAATGGCAAAAAGATTACTCTTCCAAAAAACAATCAAGTTTCAAGCAAAATTTTAAAAACTATAAAAAATATCGATAGAGACAAATTTCCAAAAGTTTCAAAAAATTCATCAGGATATAGAACAGACAAAATAAAAACAAAAGAAGACACACATAAAATAATTATTGGTTCTGAAGGAACGTTAGGAATCATATTATCTGCAAAATTACAAATTAAAAAACTACCTAAAAAAATAATTTTATTTGTTATCGAATATGAATCAATTAAAGAAGCTGCAGAAAATTGTATAGAAATCAACAAAACAGATCCCTCTGCAATAGAATTTGTAGATAAGAACACATTTGATCACATTAACTATGAATTTGACAAAAAAAGCAAATGTTTGTTATTAGTAGAATATGATGAAAAAATTAAGTTAATAGAAAATAAATTCAAATTAATATCAACGGGTAAAATTGTTAAGAAACTACAAACAAAGAAAGAGATTGCAAAATGGTGGAAATATAGAGATTCATCTTTGCATTATAGTTTAAAATCAATTTCAAAAGAAAAAAGAATTCCCCACATAATTGAAGATGCAGCAGTTCCTTTAGAAAATATTCCAAAAGTATTTTCTATCATCAATAAAATCAATAAAAAATACAAAACAAAATCAATTATCTATGGACATGCAGGAAATGGTAATTTGCATGTGAGATTGATTTCAAATAGACAGAATTTGAAAATGATCAAAGAGATCGCAGAGGAATATTTTCAAGAAATCCTGAGAATAGGAGGCACAATTACTGCAGAACATGGGGATGGACTCGCACGCTCAGAATTTATCAAAAAACAATATGGTGCAAAAAATTATCAAATATTTAAAAAAATTAAGAAAAGTTTTGATCCAAATAATATTCTAAACCCTGGAAAAATCATTACCGATAGAAGCAGCATAATTGAGAATTTAGAGAAATTTTGA
- a CDS encoding Lrp/AsnC family transcriptional regulator — MNMDETDEKILKNLLVDARQSARQLALKLGMSTVTVLSRIKKLEKEKIIKGYTAIIDHEKIGYSLTAIIEIMAKNDKVVDIEEKISKFENVCGVYDITGSTDTIIVAKFKERNELSKFVKGLASIPNVENTITHVVLNTEKEDFRLS, encoded by the coding sequence ATGAATATGGATGAAACAGATGAAAAGATTCTCAAAAATCTACTTGTAGATGCAAGACAATCAGCAAGGCAATTAGCACTCAAACTAGGGATGTCCACAGTTACAGTGTTATCTAGAATTAAAAAATTAGAAAAAGAGAAAATAATCAAAGGATATACAGCAATAATTGATCATGAAAAAATAGGCTACTCATTAACAGCAATAATTGAAATCATGGCCAAGAATGACAAAGTTGTAGACATTGAAGAAAAGATTTCTAAATTTGAGAATGTTTGTGGGGTTTATGACATTACAGGTTCTACAGACACAATAATTGTTGCAAAATTCAAAGAAAGAAATGAATTAAGCAAATTTGTTAAAGGGCTAGCATCCATTCCCAATGTGGAAAATACAATCACTCATGTGGTTCTAAATACAGAAAAAGAAGACTTTAGATTATCATAG
- a CDS encoding DUF1059 domain-containing protein, with product MAKLKCNDYGFECDFVVEGEIDMVLEKFGQHTDEEHGIDYSKESLMQFILRKS from the coding sequence ATGGCTAAACTCAAGTGTAATGATTATGGATTTGAATGTGATTTTGTGGTTGAAGGTGAAATTGATATGGTGCTTGAAAAATTTGGACAGCATACGGATGAAGAACATGGAATAGATTATTCCAAAGAATCCTTGATGCAATTTATTCTCAGAAAATCATAA
- a CDS encoding tetratricopeptide repeat protein produces the protein MSSKVEKMLVQAFECVEDENYSDALKLYDLALKEEPKNANILVDKGVTLQNMGKIKLAIRSFDKALQISPKNLDALLNKGAALHSEEKYLDAIDCYDIALKVDKKCAMALAYKGLSLGEMGHLEDAIKHFKKALSIDKHYDLASISKDIAQELLKSIQEKKSKTQ, from the coding sequence GTGAGTAGTAAAGTAGAGAAGATGTTAGTTCAAGCTTTTGAATGTGTTGAAGATGAAAACTATTCAGATGCACTAAAATTATATGATTTGGCTTTAAAAGAAGAACCAAAAAATGCTAATATTCTAGTTGATAAGGGCGTAACATTACAAAACATGGGCAAAATTAAACTTGCAATTCGCTCATTTGATAAAGCTCTCCAAATATCTCCTAAAAACTTGGATGCATTACTGAATAAGGGGGCTGCCCTGCATTCTGAAGAAAAATATCTTGATGCAATTGATTGTTATGATATTGCTTTGAAAGTTGATAAAAAATGTGCAATGGCACTTGCATACAAGGGCCTGTCTTTAGGTGAAATGGGACACTTGGAAGATGCTATAAAGCATTTCAAGAAAGCGTTATCTATTGACAAACATTATGATTTGGCAAGTATTTCAAAAGATATTGCTCAAGAATTGCTAAAATCTATTCAAGAGAAAAAATCTAAAACACAGTGA
- a CDS encoding glycosyltransferase family 39 protein, producing the protein MRDFLKGEDHVPYQLPGINFFQGTTTTIFGDNWFSWRVPSVIFGMLSLLVFYKIFCEYTSERNALLAATILSFDTIFFVHSSLFLRDVPLMFFGILSFYFYIKKKYYFAAISLGFAFLIKETAIFFFFLIMINHLVINRKWDLKLHDIKKVLIFLSITSISFLIPLWGYDIIYQPIIYEPMIVTQELPDGREGAISYPKIKVMESRGYIKQIPVDVVTNPIEHLGVFLSKGYLSSEAYKTKNWDTVSTNFPHNWVLPIPLPQNANGLGVINEKTFDDTYNGILHIGKILRVEWRGDPNQALWIVGFWSTVGLITHGIIKKQEKTTLLLISGIISMYVPYLLLQFTGRVMFPYYFILTIPFISLGIVLTMDKIKHNKLRIITKIIFLIIVIGWFVVFFPLKLF; encoded by the coding sequence ATGAGGGATTTTTTAAAAGGGGAAGACCATGTCCCGTATCAGCTTCCAGGAATCAATTTTTTTCAAGGTACCACGACTACAATTTTTGGAGATAATTGGTTTTCATGGAGAGTACCGTCAGTAATTTTTGGAATGTTATCTTTGTTGGTTTTTTATAAAATTTTTTGTGAATACACATCAGAAAGAAATGCCCTTTTAGCTGCCACAATATTGTCATTTGACACAATATTTTTTGTACATTCAAGTTTGTTTTTGCGAGATGTGCCTTTGATGTTTTTTGGAATATTATCATTTTATTTTTATATCAAAAAAAAATATTATTTTGCCGCGATATCTTTAGGATTTGCTTTCTTGATAAAAGAAACTGCTATTTTCTTTTTCTTTTTAATTATGATAAATCATCTAGTTATTAATCGAAAGTGGGATCTAAAATTACATGACATAAAAAAAGTTTTAATTTTTTTAAGCATAACATCAATATCATTTCTAATCCCATTATGGGGTTATGATATCATATACCAACCAATCATCTATGAGCCAATGATTGTCACTCAAGAACTCCCAGATGGAAGAGAAGGAGCAATATCTTATCCAAAAATAAAAGTAATGGAATCAAGAGGATACATTAAACAGATACCAGTAGATGTCGTCACTAATCCTATTGAACATTTAGGAGTTTTTCTCAGTAAAGGATATCTAAGTTCAGAAGCCTATAAAACTAAAAATTGGGATACAGTATCTACAAACTTTCCCCATAATTGGGTTTTGCCAATACCGCTTCCTCAAAATGCCAATGGTTTAGGAGTAATAAATGAAAAAACATTTGATGATACGTATAATGGGATTCTTCATATTGGAAAAATATTAAGAGTGGAATGGAGAGGAGATCCCAACCAAGCATTGTGGATTGTGGGTTTTTGGTCTACAGTAGGATTAATCACACATGGAATAATTAAGAAGCAAGAAAAAACAACGTTGTTACTAATTTCTGGAATTATTTCCATGTATGTTCCATATTTGTTACTACAATTTACCGGAAGAGTAATGTTTCCATACTATTTCATCCTTACAATACCCTTTATTTCATTAGGAATTGTACTTACAATGGATAAAATCAAACATAACAAATTAAGAATAATTACAAAAATCATTTTTCTCATAATTGTAATAGGATGGTTTGTAGTGTTTTTCCCACTTAAGTTATTTTAA
- a CDS encoding response regulator, with the protein MKRPVLLIDDSENILTRMKEFLEKLGQKEIHLEKCIENGIKKFQELSKEGIHPIAFIDYDIQDGSGISLLSRLLELDPDGEIIIMTALEKNSEIISKLINEGAYEILSKPIRLEALKNIFSIIELENSEEPKYADISELLKTTNRLSEAWLSDKLSVNNEELNKNIERWISDGKIKQIEDIKEVFCPSCNSIKTGHIFHCPQCKRSDFNQIDLIEHYSCGNIAEEREFRNDKCPSCNKELKALGIDYRRIKNHYVCNSCENKFSEIGCDFLCLNCNKQFTEEEAVWKSSRGFLGISKYA; encoded by the coding sequence TTGAAAAGGCCAGTTTTACTCATAGATGATTCTGAAAACATTTTAACAAGAATGAAAGAATTTTTAGAAAAATTAGGGCAAAAAGAAATACATTTAGAAAAATGCATAGAAAATGGAATTAAGAAATTTCAAGAATTATCTAAAGAAGGAATTCACCCAATAGCATTCATAGATTATGACATTCAAGATGGTTCTGGAATTTCACTTCTAAGCAGATTGTTAGAGTTAGATCCAGATGGGGAAATTATCATAATGACTGCATTGGAAAAAAATTCAGAAATCATTTCAAAATTAATTAATGAAGGAGCATATGAAATACTTTCAAAACCGATAAGATTAGAGGCTTTAAAAAATATTTTTTCAATAATAGAATTAGAAAATAGTGAAGAACCAAAATATGCAGACATTTCGGAATTATTAAAAACAACAAACAGATTAAGTGAGGCATGGTTATCAGACAAACTTTCAGTTAACAACGAAGAACTAAACAAAAACATTGAAAGATGGATTTCTGATGGAAAAATAAAACAAATTGAAGACATTAAAGAAGTATTTTGTCCTAGTTGTAATTCTATTAAAACAGGCCACATATTCCATTGTCCTCAGTGCAAGAGATCAGATTTTAATCAAATTGATCTAATAGAACACTATTCTTGTGGAAATATTGCAGAAGAAAGAGAATTTAGAAATGACAAATGTCCTAGCTGTAATAAAGAATTAAAGGCTCTAGGAATAGATTATAGAAGAATTAAAAATCATTATGTGTGCAATTCATGTGAAAATAAATTTAGTGAAATTGGTTGTGATTTTCTTTGTTTAAACTGCAACAAACAATTTACAGAGGAAGAAGCAGTATGGAAATCAAGTCGAGGGTTCCTGGGAATTTCCAAATATGCCTAA
- a CDS encoding HD domain-containing protein: MQQFANTHSMRNEILSLMVEKGLEDDCYVEMLDYTIDLFESQGLGTEYYGYHNINHELEVTYISLLAINQDKIQFTEEDIKYLYVAALFHDFDPQKSVDKPHEESVLKFISMDKKLRQLINQANIDLEIIKVLILRTTYPWSGKLKSNAEVQIKQSFDSSDLTRNNLPYQEHIMEMGWYLSVVDRISGYALGDFTKAMEMAKMNAHALAWRPSLIVRSAVAYFEELLNKETDMAKGILKILPKDMRKNFFDTVLSFMKIRQQEITIQANYSYENLKLIPTIESRTTRSDPNFIKTLYEIFLELPSPLQFEKENFEKSVKDPQVIINTLRLNDKNGEIVGFSKGGPLENYKLREEIRDENYGESNTIFLEPLALKMGYWGLKGGSEMRHMFIMQAHSMKYKYLTSFALRDVIRARIDKEEAEFVTLFDPERWDYYRIRL; the protein is encoded by the coding sequence TTGCAGCAATTTGCAAATACACATTCAATGAGAAATGAAATTCTTAGTTTAATGGTAGAAAAGGGATTAGAAGATGACTGCTATGTAGAAATGTTAGATTACACTATCGATTTATTTGAAAGTCAAGGACTAGGAACTGAATATTACGGATATCACAATATCAATCATGAATTAGAAGTTACATATATTTCACTTTTGGCAATAAATCAAGACAAAATACAATTTACAGAAGAGGACATAAAATACCTGTACGTTGCAGCATTGTTTCATGATTTTGATCCACAAAAAAGTGTAGATAAACCTCATGAAGAAAGTGTGTTAAAATTTATTTCAATGGATAAAAAACTTCGCCAGCTAATCAATCAAGCAAATATTGATTTAGAAATAATCAAAGTTTTGATTTTAAGAACAACCTATCCATGGAGTGGAAAATTAAAAAGCAATGCAGAAGTTCAGATTAAGCAATCATTCGATAGTTCAGATCTGACTAGAAATAACTTACCATATCAAGAACACATAATGGAAATGGGATGGTATCTGTCAGTAGTAGACAGAATAAGTGGTTATGCGTTAGGTGATTTTACAAAAGCTATGGAAATGGCAAAAATGAATGCCCATGCACTTGCATGGAGACCGTCACTAATTGTACGTAGTGCTGTAGCATATTTTGAAGAACTGCTCAATAAAGAAACAGACATGGCAAAAGGTATTCTAAAAATACTTCCAAAAGATATGAGGAAAAACTTCTTTGATACCGTTTTATCATTCATGAAAATAAGACAGCAAGAAATTACAATTCAAGCAAATTATTCTTATGAAAATCTAAAATTAATTCCCACAATAGAATCAAGGACAACAAGATCAGATCCAAATTTTATAAAAACACTATATGAAATATTTTTAGAATTACCATCTCCACTTCAATTTGAAAAAGAGAATTTTGAAAAATCAGTCAAGGATCCACAAGTTATCATCAACACATTAAGATTAAATGATAAAAATGGAGAAATTGTGGGATTTTCAAAAGGAGGACCACTAGAGAACTACAAATTGCGTGAAGAAATTCGAGACGAAAACTATGGAGAAAGCAATACAATATTCCTAGAGCCTTTAGCACTAAAAATGGGATATTGGGGATTAAAGGGAGGTAGTGAAATGAGACACATGTTCATCATGCAAGCTCATTCAATGAAGTACAAGTATTTGACAAGTTTTGCATTGAGAGATGTCATCAGAGCAAGAATAGATAAGGAAGAAGCAGAATTTGTCACGTTGTTTGATCCCGAAAGGTGGGATTACTACAGAATCAGATTATAG
- a CDS encoding DnaJ domain-containing protein: MKKISIFVILVFIFGTTQIAYAQNNNLDMELEVSDEEKILLFSGFAIAVIGLFLFLARDIILRRKTSYDKEELESKKDKTFEKYHSDWGDDYEELGQRRNTKEDKEFRDALNNDELPNYYEIIGVKKDATPEEIKNKFRELAKKTHPDKTKEDSEKEMAELNKAYEILSDKERRDKYDKYLRVD, translated from the coding sequence ATGAAGAAAATTAGTATTTTTGTAATTTTGGTATTTATTTTTGGGACAACACAAATAGCTTATGCTCAAAATAATAATTTAGACATGGAATTAGAAGTAAGCGATGAAGAGAAAATTCTTCTCTTTTCAGGTTTTGCCATTGCTGTAATTGGTCTCTTTTTATTTCTTGCAAGAGATATAATTTTACGACGAAAAACATCATATGATAAAGAAGAGCTTGAATCAAAAAAAGACAAAACATTTGAAAAATATCATTCAGATTGGGGAGACGATTATGAAGAATTGGGTCAAAGGAGAAACACAAAAGAAGACAAAGAATTCAGAGATGCTTTAAACAACGATGAACTTCCAAATTATTATGAAATTATAGGTGTCAAAAAAGATGCAACTCCAGAAGAAATTAAAAATAAATTCAGAGAACTTGCTAAAAAAACCCACCCAGATAAAACAAAAGAAGATTCTGAAAAGGAGATGGCCGAACTTAACAAGGCATATGAAATATTATCAGATAAAGAACGCCGAGACAAGTATGATAAATATCTCAGAGTAGATTAG
- a CDS encoding winged helix-turn-helix domain-containing protein, whose amino-acid sequence MTNSKKYRDRIYIIKDIILTLSEYGQLNQTSLFSFCGLNITKHKTILDNLEQNEMIQRIETVEGKRTITIFKVTSKGMAFCNEILEPFENLFPRGGHSNSKF is encoded by the coding sequence ATGACAAATTCTAAAAAATATAGAGATCGAATTTATATTATTAAAGATATTATTTTAACTCTGTCTGAATACGGACAGCTTAACCAAACATCTTTGTTTAGTTTTTGTGGATTAAATATTACAAAACATAAAACCATTTTAGATAACTTGGAACAAAATGAAATGATTCAAAGAATTGAAACTGTTGAAGGAAAGAGAACAATAACAATATTCAAAGTTACTTCTAAGGGCATGGCTTTTTGTAATGAAATTTTAGAACCTTTTGAAAATTTATTTCCAAGAGGCGGACATTCAAACTCCAAATTTTGA
- a CDS encoding EMC3/TMCO1 family protein yields MIDLLDYNFILFFFEDIFLQGGDGGIFSFMNQGRQALGSDDPIVKGVILSLFGVTGFGIILNVFNSLVRKKMVDQVKLKRIMKETRAWQKERMAAMRAKDQAKVAELGKKSSYMNKMSMEMMQMNMRPMMITFVPLILIFYLVLPQLFSYTVALSPIPLNVIPGDMFQLTCTAEQAADVDHVCTEENALYLWAWYFLSSISFSGIIMKITKTSMNLS; encoded by the coding sequence ATGATTGATCTCTTAGATTATAATTTCATTTTATTTTTCTTTGAGGATATTTTTCTTCAAGGTGGTGATGGGGGAATTTTTTCGTTTATGAACCAAGGTAGACAAGCCTTAGGCAGTGATGATCCTATAGTTAAAGGAGTAATTTTATCTCTTTTTGGCGTAACAGGATTTGGAATTATTCTAAATGTTTTCAATTCCTTAGTAAGAAAAAAGATGGTTGATCAAGTAAAGCTAAAACGAATCATGAAAGAAACACGTGCTTGGCAAAAAGAAAGAATGGCTGCAATGAGAGCAAAAGACCAAGCAAAGGTTGCAGAACTAGGAAAAAAATCATCATACATGAACAAAATGTCAATGGAGATGATGCAGATGAACATGAGACCAATGATGATTACCTTTGTTCCGCTAATTTTGATATTTTATCTTGTCTTGCCACAATTGTTCTCTTACACTGTTGCACTATCTCCAATTCCACTAAATGTAATTCCTGGAGATATGTTCCAATTAACATGCACTGCTGAACAAGCAGCAGATGTAGACCATGTTTGTACTGAAGAAAATGCACTATATCTGTGGGCCTGGTATTTCCTTTCATCTATTTCGTTTAGTGGAATAATTATGAAAATTACAAAAACGTCTATGAATTTGAGTTAA
- a CDS encoding DUF5679 domain-containing protein, whose amino-acid sequence MTIGYCVKCRDKREIGGPKPYTMKNGKPAIKGTCPTCSTAIFRIGRG is encoded by the coding sequence ATGACAATAGGATATTGTGTTAAGTGTCGTGACAAACGAGAAATCGGCGGCCCTAAACCATACACCATGAAAAATGGTAAACCTGCAATCAAAGGCACATGCCCAACATGCAGTACTGCCATTTTCAGAATAGGCAGAGGATAA
- a CDS encoding tetratricopeptide repeat protein, protein MGEIENLVQKGQSLMDDGKFDEALGYFEQALLLNQNDPDLWNNKGIALRSLGRYEESMDCFNKSLEIEPRDKYAS, encoded by the coding sequence ATGGGCGAAATTGAGAATCTTGTCCAAAAAGGACAATCATTAATGGATGATGGAAAGTTTGATGAAGCTCTTGGCTATTTTGAACAGGCACTTTTACTAAACCAAAACGATCCTGATTTATGGAATAATAAAGGAATAGCCCTTCGAAGTTTGGGCAGATATGAAGAATCTATGGATTGTTTTAACAAATCTTTGGAAATTGAACCTCGTGACAAATATGCCTCTTGA